The following coding sequences lie in one Panicum virgatum strain AP13 chromosome 6N, P.virgatum_v5, whole genome shotgun sequence genomic window:
- the LOC120680017 gene encoding uncharacterized protein LOC120680017, which translates to MRQQRGGVGGGLGGGRTGDDPGLLTRAVDKVFRFVRLAEFEILFVLFFLVAFLLFKDLMSRPEYNQIFVKKPDLDDPWP; encoded by the exons ATGCGGCAGCAGCGGGGCGGGGTCGGGGGCGGACTCGGGGGCGGGAGGACGGGGGACGACCCGGGGCTCCTGACGAGGGCTGTGGACAAGGTGTTCCGCTTCGTCCGCCTCGCCGAGTTCGAGATCCTCTtcgtcctcttcttcctcgtcgcCTTCCTCCTCTTCAAGGACCTC ATGTCGCGACCTGAATACAATCAGATATTTGTCAAGAAGCCTGATCTGGATGACCCCTGGCCTTAG
- the LOC120679828 gene encoding uncharacterized protein LOC120679828 yields the protein MDEKKKDLLRKLTIISIPFVFVAIPSVVIIVGMLSPHAAEPQEGSGPAPPGQNHSLSMLSTMTGGQMILSCRAAFSGNWEYFHYFILDPYKPQQAFFQPQADPYVIFCKWGYMGNFLQDVVVFNSCATWAAECRVDNGGCRYLFQDGHMFLVTGKHGGGGPAPKAKVAAETLGPVAAPGPGQGPTAAPGPGRGPAPPPAAPPPELELPPDAPRQVREKKLVGDVVLRECQHVLGLFPTMCRKKPHRHEYVGKIIGRWRWWFNY from the coding sequence ATGgacgagaagaagaaggacctgCTCCGGAAGCTGACGATCATCTCGATCCCGTTCGTGTTCGTGGCGATCCCGTCGGTGGTGATCATCGTGGGCATGCTGTCCCCGCACGCGGCGGAGCCGCAGGAGGGCtcggggccggcgccgccggggcagAACCACTCGCTGTCGATGCTGAGCACCATGACGGGGGGCCAGATGATCCTCAGCTGCCGCGCCGCCTTCTCCGGCAACTGGGAGTACTTCCACTACTTCATCCTCGACCCGTACAAGCCCCAGCAGGCCTTCTTCCAGCCGCAGGCCGACCCCTACGTCATCTTCTGCAAGTGGGGGTACATGGGCAACTTCCTCCAGGACGTGGTGGTCTTCAACAGCTGCGCCACCTGGGCGGCCGAGTGCCGCGTCGACAACGGCGGCTGCCGCTACCTGTTCCAGGACGGCCACATGTTCCTCGTCACCGggaagcacggcggcggcggccccgcgcCCAAGGCGAAGGTGGCGGCGGAGACGCtggggccggtggcggcgccgggtCCAGGCCAGGGTCCTACGGCGGCGCCGGGTCCGGGCCGGGGTCCGGCTCCGCctccggctgcgccgccgccggagctggagCTGCCTCCGGACGCGCCGCGGCAGGTGCGGGAGAAGAAGCTGGTCGGGGACGTGGTGCTCAGGGAGTGCCAGCACGTGCTCGGGCTCTTCCCCACCATGTGCCGGAAGAAACCGCACCGCCACGAGTACGTCGGCAAGATCATCggccggtggcggtggtggttcaACTACTAG
- the LOC120679827 gene encoding GDT1-like protein 4 — MHRRAPAAALLVVLALSVSVSVCAAADQVANGAAGNGTGAGAARLDRRTKMFLQTARARGDAAAAQEPGLGLFDAFFASLSIIVVSEIGDETFIIAALMAMRHPKSTVLSGALSALVVMTVLSTGLGRIVPNLISRKHTNSAATVLYAFFGLRLLYIAWRSDSKASQKKEIEEVEEKLEAGQGKSTFRRVFSRFCTPIFLESFVLTFLAEWGDRSQIATIALATHKNAIGVATGATLGHTICTSIAVVGGSMLASKISQGTVATIGGLLFLGFSLSSYFYPPL; from the exons ATGCACAggcgcgcccccgccgcggccctcctcgtcgtcctcgcgcTCTCCGTTTCTGTTTCCGTCTGCGCTGCCGCCGACCAG GTCGCTAATGGCGCTGCTGGGAatggcaccggcgccggcgccgcccgacTGGACCGGCGCACCAAG ATGTTCCTCCagacggcgcgggcgcgcggggaCGCTGCTGCGGCGCAGGAGCCGGGCCTTGGGCTCTTCGACGCCTTCTTTGCCAGCCTGTCCATCATCGTCGTCAGCGAG ATTGGGGATGAGACGTTCATCATCGCGGCACTGATGGCGATGCGGCACCCCAAGTCGACAGTGCTCTCTGGGGCACTGTCGGCGCTGGTCGTTATGACA GTGCTGTCAACTGGGCTAGGCAGAATTGTTCCAAATTTGATATCAAGGAAGCACACTAACAGCGCAGCAACTG TCCTTTATGCATTCTTTGGGCTACGTCTGCTGTACATTGCCTGGAGATCAGATTCCAAGGCATCGCAGAAAAAGGAAATAGAAGAA GTAGAGGAAAAGCTGGAAGCAGGTCAAGGGAAGTCAACATTTAGACGTGTTTTCTCGAGATTCTGCACTCCTATTTTCTTGGAG TCATTTGTGTTGACCTTCCTAGCAGAGTGGGGCGACCGGAGTCAGATAGCTACGATTGCG CTGGCAACGCACAAAAACGCGATCGGTGTTGCTACAGGAGCAACCTTGGGGCACACCATCTGCACATCGATTGCGGTGGTGGGTGGCAGCATGCTGGCGTCCAAGATATCTCAGGGCACGGTTGCGACCATTGgaggcctcctcttcctcgggTTCTCTCTTTCGTCGTATTTCTACCCACCATTGTAG
- the LOC120679535 gene encoding uncharacterized protein LOC120679535, producing the protein MGVLGDASEWCFCSGGAKLERIKSRLLAAKGAAVAAVSFPNGDDRGGGGGAGSKGGSGFLIHRGLLLTTHGTIPSAAAAGAAEVRLSHGRLLARLVPHRIFMTSPILDLTVVGLDVVDDHSSSHGQQPHFLKTCLNPSLDLGSTVLLLGHNRRDLAVGKGKVVIATDNLIKFSTDEVLWHPGSAGFDMYGNLAFMVCDPMKMAPSTPNGYASASSTALLSSRKDAPIQFGIPIPAVCEWLKQHWNGSLEDVSKPMMPPARLTTSGEQSGRSFFGHLRFIKTTEREGGDILSSSQIPPRQIWQHGACSSASAKISHGKNDSSVSRSFHGQNELTSKMCKAKNEQADSLMDISLPPENSRSIRLPLPLKHMIPGENKNEAHMPAPHGTHPSNVQINCGTLHNVAYQENCWSEVQSSSSPLAISEIRDERDGFSSGEETIYSAETRESRNIPSPKDKKAETVGQSQSFMNHNKWDSPKSVGSSKGAPSKSRTFIPPRKPHLQAAAISQKSQDYFSPTVSSNMKKRNLSQTPMKPRLRAQVVSKWIT; encoded by the exons ATGGGGGTCCTGGGCGACGCCTCGGAGTGGTGCTTCTGCTCCGGCGGGGCTAAGCTGGAGCGGATCAAGTCCAGGCTCCTTGCCGCAAAGGGCGCCGCCGTAGCTGCCGTATCCTTCCCCAACGGGGACGaccgaggagggggagggggagctgGAAGCAAAGGCGGGAGCGGGTTCCTCATCCACCGCGGCCTCCTGCTCACCACGCACGGCACCATCccctcggccgccgcggcgggcgccgccgaggTTCGGCTCAGCCACGGCCGCCTCCTAGCTCGCCTGGTGCCGCATAG GATATTTATGACCAGCCCTATTCTTGACCTTACAGTAGTCGGTCTTGATGTCGTGGATGATCACTCAAGTTCACATGGGCAACAGCCTCATTTCTTAAAAACTTGCTTGAACCCCAGCTTGGACCTTGGCAGTACGGTTTTGCTACTGGGACATAACAGAAGGGATTTGGCTGTAGGCAAGGGGAAGGTTGTAATAGCTACAGACAATCTTATAAAGTTCTCAACTGATGAAGTCTTGTGGCATCCTGGATCTGCTGGGTTTGATATGTATGGAAATCTAGCTTTTATGGTATGTGATCCCATGAAAATGGCCCCTTCTACACCTAATGGGTATGCTTCCGCATCATCAACTGCTCTTCTTTCATCAAGAAAGGATGCGCCTATACAGTTTGGGATCCCTATCCCTGCAGTATGTGAATGGTTAAAACAGCACTGGAATGGTAGCTTAGAAGATGTTAGCAAGCCAATGATGCCTCCTGCACGATTGACAACCTCCGGAGAACAAAGTGGTCGTTCTTTCTTTGGTCATCTTCGTTTTATTAAGACCACAGAGCGAGAGGGTGGTGATATCTTGTCATCCTCACAGATACCACCAAGACAGATTTGGCAGCACGGAGCATGCAGTTCAGCATCTGCCAAGATTTCACATGGCAAAAATGATTCGAGTGTCTCACGATCTTTCCATGGGCAAAACGAGCTGACGTCAAAAATGTGCAAAGCTAAGAACGAGCAAGCTGATTCACTTATGGACATTAGCCTTCCTCCTGAGAATTCAAGATCCATTCGCCTACCACTTCCCTTGAAGCACATGATACCTGGTGAGAACAAGAATGAGGCGCACATGCCAGCTCCACATGGAACACATCCATCTAATGTGCAAATCAACTGTGGCACTCTTCACAATGTTGCTTACCAGGAAAATTGCTGGAGTGAGGTGCAGTCCAGTTCCTCCCCACTTGCGATATCCGAAATAAGAGATGAGAGGGATGGTTTTAGCAGCGGGGAGGAGACAATATACTCTGCTGAAACAAGGGAAAGCCGGAACATCCCAAGTCCAAAGGATAAAAAGGCCGAGACAGTTGGTCAATCCCAAAGCTTCATGAATCATAACAAATGGGACTCGCCTAAAAGTGTTGGATCATCAAAAGGAGCACCCTCAAAGTCGCGCACCTTCATCCCCCCGAGAAAACCGCATCTACAGGCTGCAGCCATTTCACAGAAGAGCCAAGATTATTTCAGCCCAACCGTCTCCTCCAACATGAAGAAGAGGAACTTATCCCAGACTCCCATGAAGCCCAGGCTGCGTGCTCAGGTTGTCTCCAAATGGATAACTTGA
- the LOC120680187 gene encoding ubiquitin carboxyl-terminal hydrolase 1-like, producing the protein MFADPQAGFCFKCGTEVSVYPEQEEMPGLIQAGGHAFGFDVHSGPVSGVLNLGYTWQGHEFGSANVQGYAIRGIPNRGSTCYVNAIVQCLLVLDKLWARMLGPDAPSGQLGLALMELFVETCVEDAVGEMLNPDKLLRRVRLHTVKFEAYRMHDSHELLESLRSALHSEENEIETANRQRGAATVIDSIFRGEISYTRSCISCGSSLVLHDQFYELALPLPSKEHPSRSAAVPQTSESVKSQPKKDATQLIPENEKSTSEKIQEVAKSGDSHILGSELKDAVLEKTPEPLEVDSSEAQCIWQSKDVIQDPLETTEDKVSCSELSQGIIEAPPKSVSFVPQNLSSVKVEQVIEMTADSCSPEDTVRLPLVATLSENGAPMALGSSVDQNGNADPGDLLNQLEVSIQAKKNTYTGQLTAEDKGNARSRDVVHDKVVGVSSIVPSIEDCLLLFFKEQVVERNCDDCPKVIEEPSTNQSEHGGQMVASTTDNTSVDGNQTEQTDRLTCQIGQSIEPNSLSVECKSPSSRQQDDSDAKSEIIQTEEANTERINSGMSYGDKEIECHEGIQEAVSQNLGCCLPAEKQTDLLRSQHSQNLSTPNQDRSKQVRLDLSASQLGDNHNKQKERSGCAIETPRITKLPSVLTLHIMRYIKYGNDHHKNEAHVSYEEYLDVEQFMDPSSVDKDKSLYHLPGVVEHRGPSMNAGHYVAYVRARRLGNQEQQSSCSSSWFWADDGHIREVTLEEVLKREAYILFYEKMEG; encoded by the exons ATGTTCGCTGATCCGCAAGCTGGATTCTGCTTCAAGTGTGGAACTGAAGTGTCTGTGTATCCAGAGCAGGAGGAAATGCCAGGCTTAATTCAGGCAGGTGGTCATGCGTTTGGATTTGATGTGCACAGCGGTCCTGTCAGTGGGGTACTGAATCTCGGGTACACATGGCAAGGCCATGAGTTCGGATCAGCTAATGTGCAAGGCTATGCTATCAGAGGGATACCGAATCGCGGGAGCACATGCTACGTGAATGCAATAGTGCAGTGCCTCCTTGTGCTTGATAAGCTGTGGGCAAGGATGTTAGGACCGGATGCTCCGTCAGGTCAACTTGGCCTAGCACTAATGGAGCTTTTTGTGGAGACATGTGTGGAAGATGCTGTGGGAGAAATGCTGAACCCAGATAAACTCTTGAGAAGGGTACGGTTACATACTGTCAAGTTCGAAGCCTATAGAATGCATGACAGCCATGAACTGCTTGAGTCCTTGCGCAGTGCTTTGCATAGCGAGGAAAATGAAATTGAGACTGCTAACAGGCAAAGAGGTGCTGCTACAGTAATTGATTCCATTTTCAGGGGTGAAATCTCTTATACACGGTCCTGCATTAGTTGTGGATCTAGTCTGGTTTTACACGATCAGTTCTATGAGCTCGCACTGCCACTGCCATCAAAGGAGCATCCATCCAGAAGTGCTGCAGTACCACAAACAAGCGAATCTGTCAAATCGCAACCAAAGAAAGATGCTACTCAACTAATTCCAGAAAATGAGAAGAGTACCtcggaaaagatacaagaaGTTGCCAAAAGTGGTGATTCTCATATTCTTGGTTCAGAATTGAAAGATGCGGTATTGGAGAAAACACCTGAGCCTTTGGAAGTTG ATTCTTCTGAAGCGCAATGTATCTGGCAAAGCAAGGATGTTATACAGGATCCTTTGGAGACTACGGAGGATAAAGTGTCATGTTCCGAACTTTCACAAGGGATCATTGAGGCGCCACCAAAGTCTGTTAGTTTTGTTCCACAGAACTTGTCTAGTGTCAAAGTTGAGCAAGTGATTGAGATGACAGCAGATTCCTGCAGTCCAGAAGATACGGTTCGACTTCCACTTGTTGCTACACTAAGTGAAAATGGTGCACCGATGGCATTAGGCAGTTCTGTAGATCAAAATGGCAATGCTGATCCTGGTGATCTATTGAATCAGCTGGAAGTTAGTATACAAGCCAAGAAGAACACTTACACAGGACAATTAACTGCAGAAGACAAAGGAAATGCTCGGAGTAGAGATGTTGTACATGATAAGGTGGTAGGTGTTAGCAGTATTGTACCATCAATTGAGGACTGTCTATTACTGTTTTTTAAAGAACAGGTGGTAGAACGGAATTGTGATGATTGTCCCAAGGTTATTGAGGAGCCAAGTACCAATCAAAGTGAACATGGTGGGCAGATGGTGGCAAGTACCACTGATAACACATCAGTTGATGGGAATCAGACTGAACAGACAGACAGGTTAACATGCCAAATTGGGCAATCTATTGAACCAAACAGTTTGTCAGTAGAATGCAAATCTCCTTCAAGTAGGCAACAAGATGATTCTGATGCAAAGAGTGAAATTATACAAACAGAGGAAGCTAATACAGAAAGAATAAATTCTGGGATGAGTTATGGCGATAAAGAAATTGAATGTCATGAAGGTATTCAAGAAGCTGTAAGTCAAAATCTGGGATGTTGCCTTCCAGCTGAGAAACAGACCGATCTGTTGAGGTCTCAGCATAGTCAAAATCTTAGCACGCCAAATCAGGACAGGAGTAAGCAAGTCAGGCTGGACCTTAGTGCAAGCCAGTTAGGAGACAACCATAACAAACAGAAAGAGAGGAGTGGATGTGCTATTGAAACACCTCGTATTACCAAGTTGCCATCTGTATTAACTCTTCATATTATGAGGTACATCAAGTATGGCAATGACCATCATAAAAATGAAGCACATGTGAGCTATGAGGAGTACCTTGATGTAGAGCAATTCATGGACCCCAG CTCCGTGGACAAAGATAAATCTTTGTATCATCTACCTGGTGTGGTGGAGCACCGTGGACCCTCCATGAATGCAGGACACTATGTTGCTTACGTGAGAGCAAGGAGGCTTGGAAATCAGGAACAGCAGAGCAGCTGCTCTTCCTCATGGTTTTGGGCGGACGATGGTCACATCAGAGAAGTCACTCTAGAAGAAGTTCTCAAGCGTGAGGCATACATTCTTTTCTATGAGAAGATGGAAGGCTAA
- the LOC120680241 gene encoding UDP-glucuronate 4-epimerase 6-like, with amino-acid sequence MPAGVVDAAAKGVRLERHAAGAAVLLRRASGAKQLASASSHLLFRATVLATLALVVLFAVHYPSLLSRSFSLSAAPSSGSPSAAAARSRPSHRSLLGSGASYGGAAWEREVRRRATPRRDGGLSVLVTGAAGFVGAHCSLALRGRGDGVLGLDNFNSYYDPALKRARQRLLASRGVVVLDADINDAALLERLFAAAPFTHVLHLAAQAGVRYAMQAPQTYVASNVAGLVSLFEVAAKHADPQPAIVWASSSSVYGLNTDAPFSEEHRTDRPASLYAATKKAGEAIAYAYNHIYGLSITGLRFFTVYGPWGRPDMAYFSFARSIVAGEPITLFRTADGADARRDFTYIDDVVKGCLGALDTAGRSTGDKSGKKRGPAPLRVYNLGNTSPVPVTRMVAILEKLLGKKANKRVVTMPSNGDVPFTHANVTHAARDFGYRPATSLEAGLRHFVDWFVQYYKLDIKGSNVLAGKTTKKKSMAMSAAS; translated from the coding sequence ATGCCGGCCGGCGTGGTGGACGCGGCCGCCAAGGGCGTCAGGCTGGAGCGGCACGCGGCGGGGGCCGCCGTGCTGCTGCGGCGCGCGTCGGGCGCCAAGCAGCTCGCGTCGGCGTCCTCGCACCTGCTCTTCCGCGCCACGGTCCTCGCCACGCTCGCGCTCGTCGTCCTCTTCGCCGTGCACTACCCGTCCCTGCTCTCGCGCTCCTTCAGCCTCTCCGCCGCGCCATCGTCCGGCTcgccgtccgcggcggcggcgcggtcgcgGCCGTCGCACCGGAGCCTGCTGGGCTCGGGGGCCTCGTACGGGGGCGCCGCGTGGGAGCGTGAGGTGCGGCGCAGAGCCACGCCGCGGCGGGACGGGGGCCTGTCCGTGCTGGTCACCGGCGCCGCGGGGTTCGTGGGCGCGCACTGCTCCCTGGCGCTCCgcgggcgcggcgacggcgtgctCGGCCTCGACAACTTCAACTCCTACTACGACCCCGCCCTGAAGCGCGCGCGCCAGCGCCTGCTCGCGTCGCGCGGTGTGGTGGTGCTCGACGCCGACATCAACGACGCCGCGCTGCTCGAGCGGCTCTTCGCCGCGGCGCCGTTCACGCACGTGCTGCACCTCGCCGCGCAGGCAGGGGTGCGGTACGCGATGCAGGCGCCGCAGACGTACGTGGCCTCCAACGTGGCGGGGCTGGTCAGCCTCTTCGAGGTCGCGGCCAAGCACGCCGACCCGCAGCCGGCGATCGTgtgggcgtcgtcgtcgtcggtgtACGGGCTCAACACCGACGCGCCCTTCTCCGAGGAGCACCGCACGGACCGGCCCGCGTCGCTGTACGCCGCGACCAAGAAGGCCGGCGAGGCCATCGCGTACGCGTACAACCACATCTACGGGCTCTCCATCACCGGCCTCCGCTTCTTCACCGTCTACGGGCCGTGGGGCCGCCCCGACATGGCCTACTTCTCCTTCGCCCGCAgcatcgtcgccggcgagcccatCACGCTCTTCCGCACCGCCGACGGCGCCGACGCGCGCCGCGACTTCACCTACATCGACGACGTCGTCAAGGGATGCCTCGGCGCGCTCGACACGGCCGGCAGGAGCACGGGCGACAAGTCCGGCAAGAAGCGCGGGCCTGCGCCCCTCCGCGTGTACAACCTCGGCAACACCTCGCCGGTGCCCGTCACCCGCATGGTCGCCATCCTCGAGAAGCTCCTCGGCAAGAAGGCGAACAAGCGCGTCGTCACGATGCCGAGCAACGGCGACGTGCCGTTCACGCACGCCAACGTCACCCACGCCGCGCGCGACTTCGGCTACCGCCCggccacctcgctcgaggccggccTCCGGCATTTCGTCGACTGGTTCGTGCAGTACTACAAGCTCGACATCAAGGGCAGCAATGTCCTCGCCGGCAAGACCACCAAGAAGAAATCAATGGCCATGTCTGCAGCATCATGA